A stretch of Chaetodon auriga isolate fChaAug3 chromosome 21, fChaAug3.hap1, whole genome shotgun sequence DNA encodes these proteins:
- the LOC143314535 gene encoding cyclic nucleotide-gated channel beta-3-like, whose product MFGKLKGLMRGPQAPAASGTTADPAPAPAPAPAPAPAPAPAPAPAPEEKPADKENEAKKVDKPKDSAPAPAPVPAPAPTAAPANPDQAGPEGQEAAPPPPPPIVINKYSDQQLRAIVKLMRERLQLYKDKVADKYASSPESSPPVTPLLRKDHYAKVIEERKRQAEEERIQKEEAEKKKKEEAEKKKKEAEQKKKEDEEKKKAEIEEKKKEEEKKKDIKTRLTEAAWISVDMVLKPIEDQMDHVIGKTIDPFTDRLYIAWLSLVTLAFNYNTWFITARLCFPYHTESAIPYWFALDLLADLIYLTDSIIFQPRKQFVKGGDIIKDRVMTKQNYRETERFMVDTLSLLPFDLLYFQFGFKSIFRANRLLKADTFFEFSDRLESLMAKAYIWRVIRTIGYLLFMLHINACFYYVASEYQGIGKTKWVYSGIGSAYLSCFFYAEKSLLMIAELPCPDTVFGQIFQMTNYLFGAFFMSVILGQMRDVIGAATAGQTYFRSSMDNTVAYMVANHIPSMVQNRVRSWYTYTWDAQGMLDESELLDKMPLVMRTAIAVDINLATFQKIDLFKGCDQQMLVDMLLRLKSIIYLPGDFVVKKGDIGKEMYIIKSGAVQVVGGPDNSIVFVTLKSGCVFGEISLLQSSKDGGNRRTANVKAYGFANLFVLEKKDLFDILVHYPESQKVLARKGRKLMRAKGPAAAKAEEERKKGLALFGPKPPTPKMLRAVGGTINRTVIDKIKTAAGGQ is encoded by the exons ATGTTTGGCAAGTTGAAGGGCCTGATGAGGGGCCCACAGGCACCAGCAGCCTCCGGAACCACCGCTGACCcggctccagctccagctccagctccagctccagctccagctcccgCTCCCGCTCccgctccagctcca GAGGAGAAGCCAGCCGATAAGGAGAATGAGGCCAAGAAAGTGGACAAACCAAAGG actcagctccagctccagcccctGTTCCAGCACCGGCTCCGACAGCAGCTCCAGCTAACCCCGATCAAGCTGGACCTGAGGG ACAAGAGGcagcccctcctccacctccacctatCGTCATCAACAAGTACTCAGATCAGCAACTCAGAGCCATCGTCAAGctgatgagagagagactgcagctCTACAAGGATAAAGTGGCTGATAAGTACGCTTCATCCCCAGAGAGCAGTCCTCCAGTCA CGCCTCTGCTACGCAAAGACCACTACGCAAAAGTcatagaggagaggaaaaggcaaGCAGAGGAGGAACGGATACagaaggaggaggctgagaagaagaagaaggaggaggctgagaagaagaagaaggaggccgagcagaagaagaaagaggacgaggagaaaaagaaggcagagattgaggagaagaaaaaggaggaggagaagaagaaggacatAAAGACCAGGCTAACAGAAGCCGCCTGGATTTCGGTGGACATGGTCCTGAAGCCAATTGAAGACCAGATGGATCACGTGATTGGCAAGACCATCGACCCTTTTACAGACCGTCTTTACATTGCCTGGCTGAGCTTGGTGACTCTGGCCTTTAACTACAATACCTGGTTCATCACCGCCCGCCTATGTTTCCCGTACCACACTGAGAGCGCCATCCCTTACTGGTTCGCCCTAGATTTGCTGGCTGACCTCATCTACCTCACAGACTCCATCATCTTCCAGCCCCGCAAACAGTTTGTCAAAGGAGGAGACATCATA aaagacagagtgaTGACAAAGCAGAACTACAGAGAAACGGAGAGATTCATG GTGGACACGTTGTCCCTCTTGCCGTTTGACCTGCTGTACTTCCAGTTTGGATTCAAATCCATTTTCAGAGCCAATCGTCTGCTGAAG GCAGATACATTTTTCGAGTTCAGCGATCGTCTAGAGAGCCTCATGGCCAAGGCTTACATCTGGAG AGTGATCCGAACCATCGGCTATCTCCTCTTTATGCTCCACATCAACGCCTGCTTCTACTATGTGGCGTCAGAGTACCAGGGCATCGGGAAAACTAAATGGGTTTACTCGGGTATTGGCAGCGC TTACCTCAGCTGCTTCTTCTATGCGGAGAAGTCCCTGCTGATGATCGCTGAGCTGCCATGTCCAGACACCGTGTTCGGACAGATCTTTCAGATGACAAACTACCTTTTTGGGGCATTTTTTATGTCCGTCATTCTTGGCCAG ATGAGGGACGTCATCGGTGCAGCCACAGCAGGACAGACTTACTTCCGATCCTCCATGGACAACACCGTGGCCTACATGGTGGCCAACCACATCCCCTCTATGGTGCAGAACCGAGTCCGCAGCTGGTACACCTACACCTGGGATGCACAGGGCATGCTGG ATGAGTCCGAGCTGCTGGATAAGATGCCTCTGGTGATGAGAACCGCCATCGCTGTTGACATCAACCTGGCAACCTTTCAGAAGATTGATCTTTTCAAG GGCTGTGACCAGCAGATGTTGGTGGACATGTTGCTGAGGCTCAAGTCTATCATCTATCTACCAGGAGACTTTGTCGTGAAGAAA GGGGACATCGGTAAAGAGATGTACATCATTAAAAGTGGAGCGGTGCAGGTGGTGGGAGGCCCCGACAACAGTATTGTGTTTGTCACACTGAagtctggctgtgtgtttggagaAATCAG TCTGTTGCAGTCATCCAAAGATGGAGGGAACAGGAGGACAGCTAATGTCAAAGCTTACGGTTTTGCAAACCTCTTTGTCCTGGAGAAGAAAGACCTGTTTGACATCCTGGTGCACTACCCAGAGTCTCAGAAAGTGTTGGCCAGGAAGGGCAG gaagcTCATGAGGGCAAAGGGTCCTGCAGCAGCtaaagcagaagaggagaggaagaaaggccTGGCGCTGTTCGGACCCAAACCGCCCACACCCAAAATGCTGCGTGCTGTCGGCGGAACCATTAACAGAACAGTTATTGACAAAATTAAG actgctgctggaggccagtGA